The Lysinibacillus pakistanensis genome includes a window with the following:
- a CDS encoding PucR family transcriptional regulator, whose translation MGTIRKIVEGVQFPMLTLVAGHSGTYRRVTGINVVESSDLIMFCRPNELVVTTGINLSLQGESLEQLVQLAFSKKVAGFIINLGPYIPNIPESVITFANEHDFPIFQMSWSYRIADLLKTTFQFIANQQQELSMEEKVLYNLLFHYKDNDNRLKDQLLQLGFPQGRELAIISCTTIGGQASIDRYEVILQFAFQNKYQRFLKLKHKNHLIFLIDKAQIHTSNTPFSKIVEEIYEKITLKNGYLDLFIGKGNYYKELDNVYKSYEEALTVTQLAKLHNNRFLYKYKEIGAYQIIMAVQNQTLIKSFNEDILGQLYRYDDLHDTDYVQFLRIFLEENGSTSKISERQFIHRNTVLYKIKKIETLLDMDLSNPFTKTNLYIAFLIEDVLAHQ comes from the coding sequence ATGGGGACGATTCGCAAAATTGTAGAGGGAGTTCAATTCCCAATGCTCACATTAGTAGCTGGCCATAGCGGAACGTATCGAAGAGTGACTGGGATTAACGTCGTAGAGAGTAGCGATTTAATTATGTTTTGCAGACCTAATGAATTAGTTGTCACTACAGGTATTAATTTATCTTTACAGGGAGAATCCTTAGAACAGCTTGTTCAACTAGCATTCTCTAAAAAAGTAGCAGGTTTTATCATAAACCTTGGTCCTTACATTCCAAATATACCAGAATCAGTCATCACTTTTGCCAATGAACATGATTTCCCTATTTTTCAAATGTCATGGAGTTATCGGATTGCCGATTTACTCAAAACAACCTTTCAATTTATTGCCAATCAACAGCAAGAACTTTCAATGGAAGAAAAGGTCCTTTACAACTTACTTTTTCACTACAAGGACAACGACAACAGGCTGAAGGATCAATTATTACAGTTAGGATTTCCACAGGGTAGAGAGCTAGCTATTATCTCTTGTACAACCATTGGAGGACAGGCTAGTATTGATCGCTATGAGGTCATCCTTCAATTTGCATTTCAAAATAAATATCAACGCTTTCTAAAACTAAAGCATAAAAATCACCTCATCTTTCTTATCGATAAAGCACAAATTCATACATCAAATACACCCTTCTCAAAAATAGTGGAAGAAATCTACGAAAAAATCACACTAAAAAATGGTTACTTAGATCTTTTTATTGGTAAAGGAAACTACTATAAAGAGCTTGATAATGTCTACAAAAGTTACGAAGAAGCCTTAACGGTGACTCAATTAGCCAAACTTCATAACAATCGTTTCTTATACAAATATAAGGAAATTGGTGCCTATCAAATTATCATGGCTGTACAAAATCAAACGTTAATTAAATCGTTTAACGAAGACATCTTAGGTCAGCTCTATCGCTACGACGACTTGCATGACACGGATTATGTACAATTTTTACGTATTTTTCTTGAGGAGAATGGTAGTACTAGTAAGATTAGTGAACGTCAATTTATCCACAGAAATACAGTTCTGTACAAAATAAAAAAAATAGAAACACTATTAGATATGGATTTAAGCAATCCATTTACAAAAACAAATCTCTATATCGCATTTTTAATTGAGGATGTACTAGCACACCAATAA
- a CDS encoding DUF378 domain-containing protein gives MSVVYRIALVLVIIGAINWGLIGFFRFDLVAYLFGGQTAVLSRWIYALVGIAGIITIPILMKRFEEDEDFDPHTRIDRNPSYGMEAGEEADFTEVETTEVKKVEKKEPTNKSKNKK, from the coding sequence GTGAGCGTAGTTTATAGAATTGCCTTAGTGTTAGTCATTATTGGTGCCATCAACTGGGGACTCATAGGATTCTTTAGGTTCGATTTAGTAGCTTATTTGTTCGGTGGGCAAACGGCAGTATTATCAAGATGGATTTATGCATTAGTCGGGATAGCCGGAATCATAACCATACCGATTCTTATGAAGCGTTTTGAGGAGGATGAAGACTTTGATCCGCATACTCGTATAGACAGAAATCCAAGTTACGGTATGGAGGCTGGCGAAGAAGCGGATTTCACTGAAGTAGAAACAACTGAAGTGAAGAAAGTAGAAAAAAAAGAGCCTACCAATAAGTCTAAAAACAAAAAGTAA
- the panC gene encoding pantoate--beta-alanine ligase, with protein sequence MKVVTTIQALTAEIQARKRDQQSIGLVPTMGYLHEGHLTLAKTARAENDVVVMSIFVNPTQFGPNEDFESYPRDLPRDTELAASAGVDIVFAPSVEEMYPYDGGIRIHAGEQATILCGASRPGHFDGVLQIVSKLFHLVQPTKAYFGQKDAQQVALIATMVRNFNYPLEMRVVPIVREEDGLAKSSRNVYLNEAERLEAPAIYEALQLARDSFLTNGDAETALMKAKAHIAAKTHGKIDYMELLAYPDLTPVTANTEQVLLATAVYIGSTRLIDNCIFNVKEGL encoded by the coding sequence ATGAAAGTAGTCACAACGATTCAAGCACTAACTGCTGAAATCCAAGCAAGGAAACGAGATCAACAATCAATTGGCCTAGTTCCAACGATGGGTTACTTACATGAGGGACATTTAACTCTTGCAAAGACAGCTCGTGCTGAAAATGATGTAGTTGTAATGAGTATTTTTGTCAATCCAACGCAATTTGGACCAAACGAAGACTTTGAAAGCTATCCACGAGACCTGCCGCGAGATACGGAATTGGCAGCTTCAGCAGGCGTAGATATCGTTTTCGCACCAAGTGTTGAGGAGATGTATCCCTATGATGGTGGCATTCGTATTCATGCGGGTGAACAAGCAACCATTCTATGTGGCGCGAGTCGTCCTGGGCATTTTGATGGCGTTTTACAGATCGTATCAAAATTATTTCACCTAGTACAACCAACAAAAGCATATTTCGGTCAGAAGGATGCACAGCAAGTTGCTCTAATTGCTACAATGGTTCGTAATTTTAACTATCCGTTAGAAATGAGAGTCGTTCCAATTGTACGTGAGGAGGATGGCTTAGCAAAATCCTCTCGAAATGTCTATTTAAATGAAGCAGAGCGTTTGGAGGCACCTGCCATTTATGAAGCACTACAGCTAGCCCGTGATAGCTTCTTAACAAATGGAGACGCAGAGACCGCTCTTATGAAAGCGAAAGCACATATTGCTGCAAAGACTCATGGCAAGATAGATTACATGGAGCTGTTAGCGTATCCAGATTTAACACCAGTCACTGCTAACACTGAGCAAGTATTATTAGCTACGGCTGTCTATATTGGTAGCACTCGTTTAATTGATAATTGTATCTTTAATGTGAAAGAGGGATTATAA
- a CDS encoding DNA-3-methyladenine glycosylase family protein, translated as MNWISQKEFIEIYPPKEFNTEECLIFLKRSNQEVLHRIKDGYLFKLLKINGLPILCQIKLQSNSIKVEFPMHVPSEGSHEEIARYIWAWFDLEKDLSSFYEMAKEDSILKPLVQNYYGLRIIGMPDLFEALVWAISGQQINLTFAYSLKRRFVEQFGESVMFKGETYWLFPLPERISTIQVDDLRQLQFTHRKSEYIIDIAKMMAIGQLSKEKLLIKATYDEMKKCLVSIRGVGAWTADYVLMKCLLQPESFPIADVGLHNALKRQLALNQKPTIEEITSYAMHWTGWQAYATFYLWRSLYDETL; from the coding sequence ATGAATTGGATCAGCCAAAAAGAATTTATAGAGATTTATCCACCAAAAGAATTCAATACAGAAGAGTGTTTAATTTTCTTAAAAAGGTCTAATCAGGAAGTGCTGCATCGGATAAAGGATGGATATTTATTTAAATTGCTGAAAATAAATGGACTACCGATTTTATGTCAAATTAAATTACAATCAAACTCAATCAAAGTCGAGTTTCCTATGCATGTTCCATCTGAAGGAAGTCACGAAGAAATTGCTCGGTATATTTGGGCATGGTTTGATTTAGAAAAGGATTTGAGCAGTTTTTATGAAATGGCTAAAGAGGATAGTATATTGAAGCCTCTTGTACAAAACTATTATGGACTACGTATAATTGGCATGCCGGATTTATTTGAGGCACTCGTTTGGGCAATTAGTGGACAACAAATTAACTTAACATTTGCATACTCATTAAAGAGAAGATTTGTGGAGCAATTTGGGGAAAGTGTGATGTTTAAGGGAGAAACCTACTGGCTATTCCCATTGCCCGAAAGAATTTCGACAATCCAGGTGGATGATTTACGTCAATTACAGTTTACCCATAGAAAATCAGAGTATATTATCGATATCGCTAAGATGATGGCCATTGGACAATTATCGAAAGAAAAATTGCTTATAAAAGCAACCTATGATGAAATGAAAAAATGTTTAGTATCGATTAGGGGAGTCGGTGCCTGGACAGCTGACTATGTGCTCATGAAATGCTTACTGCAACCAGAGTCATTTCCCATAGCAGATGTGGGACTTCATAATGCTTTAAAAAGGCAATTAGCACTAAATCAGAAGCCAACAATTGAAGAAATCACTAGTTACGCCATGCATTGGACAGGCTGGCAGGCATATGCCACCTTCTATTTATGGAGGTCTTTATATGATGAAACGCTATAA
- a CDS encoding sensor domain-containing diguanylate cyclase, translating to MMKNSLIFYFLISLLFLPISTGHAAEKTDRIILGQHYDIFRDTANKATIEDLISGTYDKSFVASHQDYLFFWHTKDTIWLKLPTKELITNKQDYWIEITDKLDNIELYLVKEDGSYHVQKRGISNIDERNIQYRSTIFHINDPSVKEIYLKLDGIMPISVISYLYTTDSFINSVIGYKHLTGIFYGFLSALLIYNLFLYFSLKERAYLYYVLYMFSFILYQATLNSLDIELVGQLVPSWILFKSLVISGNLLFLFMLLFCLEFLELKKYLPKFHMVGKLLLGITCLSLMAVFIIPDVSIANNFTTTFAVVVFVFLWLCGLFVLIKGQKMARFYMIGWTVLLGSVIVQALAFLNMIPFHPRIFEDIPAIGAMFESIFLSLALGDKINIIKKEHQEMQQILNETLEHKVQERTQELEKAKLELEHLANTDRLTQIPNRVRLDCVLEEAFEHAQQQDIPLSIILLDIDYFKAVNDEFGHQVGDIVLKEAAGLLQASIREQDTIGRWGGEEFLVICPNTTLKQAVQLSEKLRQHLENYQFSIVKRKTGSFGVTSYVKGDSLHTLLSRCDKALYQAKEHGRNCVEFLMDDPQVSSQ from the coding sequence ATGATGAAAAATAGCTTGATATTTTATTTTTTAATCTCACTACTATTTTTGCCGATTTCGACAGGTCATGCAGCGGAGAAAACAGACCGTATTATTTTAGGACAGCATTATGATATTTTTCGTGATACTGCGAATAAAGCTACCATAGAAGATTTAATAAGTGGTACATATGACAAATCCTTTGTTGCGAGCCATCAAGACTATTTATTTTTTTGGCATACAAAGGATACAATTTGGCTAAAATTACCAACCAAAGAGTTAATAACGAATAAGCAGGATTACTGGATTGAGATAACTGATAAGCTGGATAATATTGAGCTATATCTAGTGAAAGAAGATGGTTCCTATCATGTACAAAAGAGGGGAATATCGAATATTGATGAACGAAACATTCAGTATCGCTCTACTATATTTCATATTAATGATCCATCTGTAAAAGAAATTTATCTAAAATTAGATGGGATTATGCCAATAAGTGTAATCTCTTATCTGTATACAACGGATAGCTTTATTAATAGTGTAATTGGCTATAAACATTTAACAGGAATCTTTTATGGCTTTCTATCTGCACTCCTAATCTATAATCTTTTTTTATACTTTTCTTTAAAGGAAAGGGCCTATTTATACTATGTATTATATATGTTTAGCTTTATTCTTTATCAAGCAACATTGAATTCTTTAGATATTGAATTAGTAGGGCAATTAGTACCTTCCTGGATTTTATTCAAATCCTTAGTCATTAGCGGTAATCTATTATTTTTGTTTATGCTGCTATTTTGCTTAGAATTTCTTGAATTAAAAAAATATTTACCAAAGTTTCATATGGTAGGAAAGCTCCTTTTAGGAATAACTTGTCTTTCCTTAATGGCTGTGTTTATCATTCCTGATGTTTCGATTGCTAATAATTTTACAACTACTTTTGCAGTAGTGGTCTTTGTATTTCTTTGGTTATGTGGATTGTTTGTATTGATAAAAGGTCAAAAAATGGCTAGATTTTATATGATCGGCTGGACTGTTTTGCTCGGCTCCGTCATTGTTCAGGCATTAGCCTTTTTAAATATGATTCCATTTCATCCACGTATTTTTGAGGATATTCCCGCCATTGGTGCCATGTTTGAATCCATATTTTTATCATTAGCTTTAGGCGATAAAATCAACATTATCAAAAAAGAGCATCAAGAAATGCAGCAGATACTGAATGAAACCCTGGAACATAAGGTGCAAGAACGAACGCAAGAACTCGAAAAGGCAAAGTTGGAGCTTGAACACTTGGCAAATACAGACCGACTTACACAAATTCCAAATCGGGTACGGTTAGATTGTGTTTTAGAAGAAGCATTTGAACATGCGCAACAGCAAGACATACCGTTATCCATTATTCTCCTAGATATTGATTATTTTAAAGCAGTAAATGATGAATTTGGCCATCAAGTAGGAGACATAGTATTAAAAGAAGCTGCTGGTCTTCTCCAAGCCAGCATTCGCGAACAAGATACCATTGGAAGATGGGGAGGCGAGGAATTTTTGGTCATTTGCCCCAATACAACACTTAAACAGGCCGTACAACTATCTGAAAAACTTCGTCAACACTTGGAAAATTATCAATTCTCTATCGTAAAACGAAAAACTGGTAGCTTTGGGGTAACAAGCTATGTCAAGGGCGATTCCCTTCACACTTTATTATCAAGATGTGATAAAGCATTATATCAAGCTAAGGAACATGGTCGAAACTGTGTAGAATTTTTAATGGATGATCCCCAGGTCTCCTCTCAGTAA
- the panD gene encoding aspartate 1-decarboxylase — MLRMMMNSKIHRATVTQADLNYVGSITIDEDILDAVGMLPNEKVHVVNNNNGARFETYIIAGERGSGVICVNGAAARLVQRGDIVIIISYVYVDNKEAKEHKPTVAIMGEGNSIKEMITHEPEATVM; from the coding sequence ATGTTAAGAATGATGATGAACAGTAAAATCCACCGTGCAACAGTGACACAAGCAGATTTAAACTATGTTGGATCTATTACAATTGATGAGGATATTTTAGATGCAGTAGGTATGCTTCCAAATGAAAAAGTGCATGTTGTGAATAATAACAATGGGGCACGCTTTGAAACTTATATTATTGCAGGAGAGCGTGGATCGGGCGTTATTTGTGTTAATGGAGCAGCAGCACGTCTAGTACAGCGTGGAGATATTGTCATTATTATTTCTTATGTGTATGTAGATAATAAAGAGGCCAAAGAGCATAAGCCAACAGTGGCAATTATGGGTGAGGGCAATTCGATTAAAGAAATGATTACCCATGAGCCAGAGGCAACCGTGATGTAG
- a CDS encoding Zn-dependent hydrolase, protein MYKCNSRRLQELIEQFSQFGATENGGVTRLSLSNEDVLARNYFCECCEELGMEIKIDDMGNIYGVLPGKKDVPPIVLGSHLDSVEKGGKFDGVLGVLTAIEAIRTIKENDIELDIPLMIVNFTNEEGARFDPAMMSSGVITSKFEKEKMLQSTDKNGIRFEEALRASGYEGEQENRLNEALVYLELHIEQGPVLEAMKHEIGVVEGVLGMVCYEITVTGQSNHAGTTPMSMRQDPMLVASTIITELHDQLGKIDEQLVYTFGRMNVSPNIHTVIPNTVTFTIDSRHQKAEVMQRVEDILKTLPTTVEGCSIRPVKLWGRDTVYFDAAICNEVESACQSFGYSAHRMFSGAGHDAQYMASMTPSAMIFVPSIQGRSHCEEERTSFEDCAKGADILLETVLTLQTKFSMDETYTLH, encoded by the coding sequence ATGTATAAGTGTAATAGTAGAAGATTGCAAGAGTTAATTGAACAATTTAGTCAATTTGGAGCTACTGAAAATGGTGGCGTAACCCGTTTGTCTCTTTCAAATGAAGATGTTTTAGCACGAAACTATTTTTGTGAATGTTGTGAAGAATTAGGGATGGAAATAAAGATAGATGATATGGGAAATATTTATGGGGTTCTACCAGGAAAAAAGGATGTTCCACCAATTGTGTTGGGATCACATTTAGATTCAGTAGAAAAAGGGGGGAAATTTGATGGTGTGTTAGGGGTATTAACAGCTATTGAGGCCATTCGAACAATTAAGGAAAACGATATTGAGCTAGACATTCCACTTATGATTGTTAATTTTACAAATGAGGAAGGCGCTCGTTTCGATCCTGCGATGATGAGCTCTGGTGTCATTACATCAAAATTTGAGAAAGAAAAGATGCTACAATCCACTGATAAAAATGGAATTCGCTTTGAGGAAGCATTACGAGCAAGTGGCTATGAGGGAGAGCAAGAAAATCGTCTGAATGAAGCGCTTGTCTATTTAGAGTTGCATATAGAGCAAGGGCCTGTATTGGAGGCAATGAAGCATGAAATTGGTGTTGTTGAGGGAGTACTTGGAATGGTTTGCTATGAAATTACCGTTACCGGGCAATCCAACCATGCTGGTACTACCCCGATGTCCATGCGGCAAGATCCAATGCTTGTTGCATCCACAATTATAACAGAGTTACATGACCAGTTAGGAAAAATTGATGAACAACTCGTTTATACCTTTGGCCGCATGAATGTCTCACCAAATATTCATACAGTAATTCCAAATACAGTGACATTTACCATTGATTCACGCCATCAAAAGGCAGAGGTAATGCAGCGGGTTGAAGATATCCTTAAAACTCTTCCGACAACGGTAGAGGGCTGTAGCATTCGACCGGTTAAGCTTTGGGGTAGGGATACGGTATATTTTGATGCAGCAATTTGTAACGAGGTAGAAAGTGCCTGTCAGAGCTTTGGTTATTCTGCTCATCGTATGTTTAGTGGAGCAGGACATGATGCCCAGTATATGGCTAGTATGACCCCTTCCGCAATGATTTTTGTTCCAAGTATTCAAGGGAGAAGTCATTGTGAGGAGGAAAGAACGAGCTTTGAGGATTGTGCTAAGGGAGCTGATATTTTACTAGAAACAGTTCTAACGCTACAAACAAAATTTAGTATGGATGAAACCTATACATTGCATTAA
- the dinG gene encoding ATP-dependent DNA helicase DinG: MMESQKYAIVDLETTGHSPANGDRMIQIAIVIMKDWQIERTFTKFINPGKAIPPFIQDLTHITDKDVKDALPFEAHADYIYELLAECVFVAHNADFDLSFLQAEFKRAGLPKWQGKKMDTVELAKILFPMSLSFKLGDLAADLNIPLANAHRADDDALATAELFICCWKELLALPQLTLEQMHKRSFRLKSNVSQLFFEALQIKRQHVTGNENVSYYRNLAICDGRKQHTSQAEIVTYPQTAAEKTVLMAKAMPNFEERPAQFEMMDTIWQALNAQTECVIEASTGIGKTVGYLLPAILYAQAVNKKIAISTYTSHLQEQLVEEELPKIEKILGTKVNIAVLKGMQHYIDIARFEQCMAYADESYDDTFTILQILVWLTKTETGVLSELNVSGGGQLFIEKIRKMPDEKTRGFDFYEQALKNSETADCIVTNHSMVLSDLVRQTPIFTQIDGWIIDEAHQFIQATMQQDEVVFSYTQWKYIFGQIGIMEETALFQQFSQAAKKRQRVPMQSLQRLDTQFIRLQRTFDETVQRAVLQMQQQIKSKQASSKYTLFLEDVPLAKEPLLKVSKLTQQWLDLAAEVGQIFENNIEQLDNNELYLLSEWHYWIREMKLKIAEWEEIFLSPQTENSVWLEFDVRSVPGSLHAFKKPANVTPIIEKVLAPLRKQASIIWTSGTLTVPGNERFVTRQLGIADRVKITKLQAPPAYYAGAKAFIVTDMPDIQHVSQDEYIEAVAHAITRTVRMTEGRCFVLFTAQEMLRKTVELIQDSELLDDYMLFAQGVSGGSRMRILKSFQKFSHAVLFGTNSFWEGVDVPGDALASVIVVRLPFSSPEEPVFKARAKHITAQGHNSFNELSLPEAIMRFKQGFGRLIRSSQDKGAFIVLDRRITTKSYGKEFIKALPPIDVKKLQLPELLKELNHWQK, translated from the coding sequence ATGATGGAAAGTCAAAAATATGCAATTGTTGATTTGGAGACAACTGGTCATTCTCCAGCAAATGGGGATCGAATGATTCAAATCGCCATTGTAATTATGAAAGATTGGCAAATTGAGCGTACCTTTACAAAGTTTATTAATCCTGGTAAAGCCATTCCGCCTTTTATTCAGGATTTAACGCATATTACGGATAAGGATGTAAAGGATGCATTGCCGTTTGAGGCACATGCCGACTACATATATGAACTGCTTGCTGAGTGTGTATTTGTCGCGCATAATGCAGATTTTGACTTATCCTTTTTACAAGCAGAGTTTAAGCGTGCTGGCTTACCAAAATGGCAGGGGAAAAAGATGGATACGGTTGAGCTTGCCAAAATCTTGTTCCCAATGTCACTAAGCTTTAAGCTAGGTGATTTAGCAGCAGATCTAAATATACCATTAGCAAATGCACACCGTGCTGATGATGATGCCTTGGCAACGGCTGAACTTTTTATATGCTGCTGGAAGGAGCTACTCGCGCTTCCACAGCTAACGCTAGAGCAAATGCATAAACGATCATTTAGATTAAAATCAAATGTATCCCAACTGTTTTTTGAGGCTCTTCAAATTAAACGTCAGCATGTAACGGGGAATGAAAATGTTTCCTACTACCGGAATTTAGCAATATGTGATGGACGAAAACAGCATACTAGTCAGGCAGAAATTGTAACTTATCCACAGACAGCAGCTGAAAAAACAGTGTTAATGGCAAAGGCTATGCCAAATTTTGAAGAAAGACCTGCACAATTTGAAATGATGGATACGATTTGGCAAGCCTTGAATGCACAAACAGAATGTGTCATTGAAGCCTCCACAGGTATTGGTAAAACAGTGGGCTATTTATTACCTGCGATTTTATATGCTCAAGCTGTGAATAAAAAAATTGCCATAAGCACATATACGTCACACCTACAGGAGCAGCTTGTAGAGGAGGAGCTACCAAAGATTGAAAAAATTCTTGGTACAAAAGTCAATATTGCTGTTTTAAAGGGGATGCAACATTATATTGATATTGCACGCTTTGAGCAATGTATGGCCTACGCAGATGAATCCTATGATGATACTTTTACAATTTTACAGATTTTAGTTTGGCTTACAAAAACAGAAACTGGCGTCCTGAGTGAGCTCAATGTTTCTGGTGGAGGGCAATTATTTATCGAGAAAATCCGTAAAATGCCTGACGAGAAAACAAGGGGCTTTGATTTCTATGAGCAAGCATTAAAAAATAGTGAGACAGCTGATTGCATTGTGACCAATCATTCTATGGTGCTCAGTGATTTAGTACGGCAAACACCAATTTTTACTCAAATAGATGGCTGGATTATTGATGAGGCCCATCAATTTATACAAGCTACAATGCAGCAGGATGAAGTTGTCTTCTCTTATACACAATGGAAGTATATTTTTGGTCAAATAGGTATAATGGAAGAAACTGCTTTATTTCAGCAGTTTAGTCAAGCCGCTAAGAAAAGGCAGCGAGTCCCTATGCAAAGCTTGCAGCGATTAGATACGCAATTTATACGCCTGCAACGTACATTTGATGAAACTGTTCAGCGCGCTGTTCTACAAATGCAGCAACAAATCAAAAGTAAACAGGCAAGTAGCAAATACACCCTATTTTTAGAGGATGTGCCTTTAGCTAAAGAACCACTATTAAAGGTGAGTAAGCTTACACAGCAGTGGCTTGATTTAGCAGCAGAAGTAGGGCAGATATTTGAGAATAATATTGAGCAATTGGATAATAATGAGCTTTATCTATTATCGGAGTGGCATTATTGGATTCGTGAAATGAAGCTGAAAATTGCTGAATGGGAAGAAATTTTCTTGTCCCCTCAGACTGAAAATTCTGTTTGGCTAGAATTTGATGTGCGAAGTGTTCCAGGCAGTCTTCATGCCTTTAAAAAGCCAGCAAATGTTACGCCAATTATTGAAAAAGTGCTTGCACCATTGCGTAAGCAGGCAAGTATTATTTGGACTTCAGGAACGTTAACGGTGCCAGGTAATGAGCGATTTGTGACTCGGCAGCTTGGTATTGCTGATCGTGTTAAAATAACAAAGCTACAAGCACCCCCGGCTTATTATGCTGGCGCAAAAGCCTTTATTGTCACAGATATGCCAGATATTCAACATGTATCACAGGATGAATACATTGAAGCGGTCGCCCACGCGATTACCCGAACAGTGCGTATGACAGAGGGACGATGCTTTGTCCTTTTTACTGCACAAGAAATGCTTCGTAAAACAGTAGAGTTGATTCAGGATAGCGAACTTCTTGATGATTATATGCTCTTTGCACAAGGCGTATCTGGAGGCAGTCGCATGCGAATCCTAAAGTCATTCCAAAAGTTTAGCCATGCTGTCCTCTTTGGCACCAACAGCTTTTGGGAGGGCGTGGATGTGCCAGGAGACGCGCTTGCATCAGTTATTGTGGTACGTTTGCCATTCTCCTCTCCGGAAGAGCCTGTATTTAAGGCACGGGCAAAACATATTACCGCACAGGGTCACAATTCCTTCAATGAGTTATCATTACCTGAAGCCATCATGCGCTTTAAACAGGGCTTTGGCCGTCTAATTCGCTCGTCCCAAGATAAAGGAGCCTTTATTGTACTGGATCGTCGCATTACGACTAAATCGTACGGTAAGGAATTTATCAAAGCTTTACCACCAATTGATGTAAAGAAATTGCAGCTACCAGAGCTGTTAAAAGAGTTGAATCATTGGCAAAAATAA
- a CDS encoding isocitrate lyase/PEP mutase family protein gives MSKIQEFHRLHTGRELLLLGNAWDLLSALLLEEAGFKAIGTTSWGIANSLGYADGQLIDFDHHLSIIKAITDNVKIPVSADIEAGYGSDQRTILENVLRTADIGVAGINIEDSLKRQKGLRSVKEHCHLLEAMRMMLDNRGYHDFYINARIDTYFQMLEPFNETIERAKFYVESGASGIFIPGLVDIEEIKGIISDIDAPINLLSLPGLTDCHKLNEIGVKRFSFGNALSDKIIAYLKMNASQILKEQNTACLFEK, from the coding sequence ATGTCAAAAATTCAGGAATTCCATCGACTACATACAGGCAGAGAGCTTTTATTACTAGGAAATGCTTGGGATTTATTATCTGCATTATTATTAGAAGAAGCTGGGTTCAAAGCAATTGGTACAACAAGTTGGGGCATTGCCAACTCATTAGGATATGCAGATGGTCAGTTAATTGATTTTGATCACCACTTGTCAATTATTAAAGCCATAACAGACAATGTAAAAATACCTGTATCCGCAGATATTGAGGCAGGTTATGGAAGTGATCAGAGAACCATTTTAGAAAATGTCTTAAGAACAGCAGATATCGGTGTTGCTGGTATCAATATCGAGGATTCATTAAAAAGGCAAAAAGGCTTACGAAGTGTAAAGGAGCACTGTCACCTACTAGAAGCAATGAGAATGATGTTAGATAATCGAGGTTATCATGATTTTTATATTAATGCTAGAATAGATACTTATTTTCAGATGCTGGAACCATTCAATGAAACAATCGAAAGAGCTAAGTTCTATGTAGAGAGCGGAGCGAGTGGTATATTTATTCCTGGATTGGTTGATATAGAGGAAATTAAGGGAATAATTTCCGATATAGATGCCCCTATTAATCTACTTTCTTTACCAGGACTAACGGATTGTCATAAACTAAATGAAATAGGGGTTAAACGATTTAGCTTCGGCAATGCATTATCAGATAAAATAATCGCCTATTTAAAAATGAATGCTTCCCAAATACTGAAGGAGCAAAATACAGCTTGCTTATTTGAAAAATAA
- a CDS encoding methylated-DNA--[protein]-cysteine S-methyltransferase gives MMKRYKLDYQSPIGILEIEGTATHIVSIMFSEQGQLINVPHKDTPQILVECHHQLHEYFMGERQEFNFPYDFEGTVFQKNVWNVLTNIVYGETASYKDIAVSIGNEKAVRAVGSANGKNKLSIVVPCHRIIGSNGTLTGYEGGLWRKEWLLQHENSHLNPK, from the coding sequence ATGATGAAACGCTATAAATTAGATTATCAATCGCCTATTGGCATACTTGAAATAGAGGGAACAGCCACACATATAGTTTCTATTATGTTTTCAGAGCAGGGGCAGCTTATAAATGTCCCTCATAAAGATACACCGCAGATCTTGGTTGAATGCCATCATCAATTACATGAGTATTTTATGGGTGAGCGTCAAGAATTTAACTTTCCCTATGATTTTGAGGGAACCGTCTTTCAAAAAAATGTATGGAATGTCTTAACAAATATTGTTTATGGTGAAACAGCAAGCTATAAAGACATTGCTGTTTCAATTGGCAATGAAAAAGCGGTAAGAGCTGTGGGTAGTGCAAATGGCAAAAATAAATTGAGTATCGTTGTCCCTTGTCATCGCATAATAGGCTCAAATGGAACATTAACAGGCTATGAAGGTGGGCTGTGGAGAAAAGAGTGGCTACTTCAGCACGAAAACTCACATCTGAATCCAAAATAA